GGATAATTTCAACTACCAATTTCCCACTCCACAACAGTTGATGAATTGAAAAGATTTGAATGtagtaaaatttgtttttataatcacaatatataatcaaagAAAATTGTGAAGAAACCCAGTGACACAATTTGATGCTGCACTCTATATTTACATTCcatataattgaaaatttttatgcaTGCAAATGTAGAAATATTGAAATgtaatgaaaaaattcGCCATtcgtataataattttagtaaCTGTTCCGCTAAACATTAGTTTACCAATTGCCAATAATCATTAGTAATCTCAGTAAACCTATCGACTAACAATGActcatatttaaatataaatgaggTAAGGCCATGAATTATTCTAGGAACTATTATATACTGATAAAACTAGTTTATACAAAAGTGTAACTATGCTACATTGtaaaacaaaattatgtGATTGATTAATgaacaatatattttcattgtcAATAGTCATCAATAATCCGATCTGTCTTCACATCCTTCAAAACTAGTCCCTTTTTAGAGGCCACAATCCACCGTTTTCCCGGGAATGGTTGTGTTCGTGTCCTTTCGGGCATTTCTAATTCCTCTAGATGCGATACTATTGCACTTGGATTTTCTTTGAGTAACTTCTTGTATTGATTGCGATAATTATTCAGTAGTTCCAAGTTCAAACATAACCAATCGGTGGATTGTTTCTGACTCGCTTTTTGAAGATAAAGCTCGGGCATTGAAGTAGTCAGGTAAAAGGGCATAAATGCCATATCTGTAACAAATTGCATCCTAGTTTTATATCTAGAATTGCAGTTGAAATAAAGACGTTCCAGAGATATTGGAAAGTGCCACAAGTTGCCATCGTTGGTTATGCGAAGGGAGTATTTTGGGGAGTGGCCTAAAAATACTTTGGGTTTTGTGGGCCAATAAGATGAAGCGATATTTTCATTACTAATCTGCGCTTCATCATACGATTGTTGGACAGCATTCAACAATTCCTTACCCGATATGTTTTGATTGACAATTGTGGCATTAGGATTCAAACATTGCGACATTTGATATGGAATTAGTGAATGCTCTTTCCACCGCATCAAGTGAGATTGTGACACACCTGAAATGCAAAATTCTCTTATCGTATCTTGGGTGACTACAAAAGCCGGATTAGATCCATCATTAATGGACTCATTTAAACCTTTAGTATCCATGGGTTTGATATTTAAAGCATCAGATAGTACTTTTTCCACAAATAATGCCTCTGCTGTACTAAGCGTTGCAATACTGGCGAGAAACATGTAATTATCGTCATAACAATCGTCTTCGCAGACATGAATCACATCCATATTGCACCATTCCTTATAAATATTCCATAAAATCGGTTCATGGGCGTATCTTCTTACTTTATTCATCagtttattatttaatataattgaatgatGCGTGAGCCTAGATAATATTGGATTATCAATCTCCAATTGTTCATAACGCTTAGAGTTTAGGTATACAAGAGGGAAACCCATGGCTTTAGGTAAGATTATTAGAGATCTTTGACCTCTCTTTTCCAACAAACCTCTCACAACTTCCACTTGGAAGCTGCTGAATGGGAGTTTTTTACCTCTCAAGTGTAACCCTATGTTTGCCCCGTCCAGGATGTAAGTGTAAGGTTTTTTCATGACATGGGCACGGTATAGTCTGGTATAGAAGATGGAAAGGGAAGGTATTTCGGTTCGattgtatctaaattatttatggtttttattttatgtataaataatttaacatttcATATTCAGATTCAAAGTATACTATCTAATTCCATTTAAATAACACGTTATAAATGCAAAAGATATATGTAATGACATAATATTGCGATAGAATAATTTatagcaattatttttgcattATTAGTATTCATGAATAATATCAACCATAATCCGAACAATTCCGAACCCCCCGAATATAATGCGGTTCACTTCTCCAGTGACAATCCATGTTGACACACAGTAAACATTTTCACcttttttttattttgattGACTATACTATTGCCTTATATAAAGTGATAACCATACAAAAGTATTAAAATAGTAAATACCTTTCAAAGCTTATATACACTGATTATCAACCAACTATACATTTACGTTAAATAAAGAGCAAATCATTAAGATACTAGCATATTATAACTAGAAAAATTGGATAATCTTTAGATAATTGCGTTGTTACGATTTAGTTGTTGACCagtttttgataaaatttgaaaattgaGACATAGTTATAACAGTACTTATTAATTGGTAATAGGGGCCATATGTATGTAATGTGATTGAAAAGTTATcgttaaaatttttcaaaaagATATATTTCAGACAGagtataaattaaaatataattatatggGATAATAGCATTATAAATACGATGAGGGTTATTCGGGGAGGGGGTTAGAGTCGTTACCCTTCCtttatgtaataatatacaaataatatttatacattaagtatatttatttatatttgtgttaatgtgtaaatgaAGGTATTTAATGGGCTGTGACATACCTATAAGTGTCTTGCAACCATTTGGTAAAAATACTAAATCTAGACTCTGGTTCAATTATATCACATCCAATAACAATTGGGCAAGTTGAACATCTTCCACAGTCATTATCTGATTCTACACTGGATATTCGTGATATAAGCTCGTCTGAGTTAGGTGGTTTGAGTagtttaaatatgttatcAAGCCAAATTGCGGTATCAAGATTTAGCATTTtatctgaaaattttaGCCTCTGCCATCTTTCCAAGACATATTTGATGCCATTTTCCAATTCAATAAAGGCATTATCCACTATTTTATCAGTTTCACTATCAGTGCACGTGATGTTCATTTGAGATGCCCAGCGTTTAACCAGGGTTAGAATAGCAAAAGCAGAAATCTCAGGGGATACAGGtactttaaatatttccatATCCTCAAATAATCTCTGCATTAATGCCTGATTGTTGATTTGTTCATTATTTGCCAATTCTCTAAACAATCTTATGTAAGTTCTATGCTTAGGCACTATGCCACTATCTCTTAATTTGTTAAGCCATTCAATAGTCTTATCTAGATTGCCTACTCTTAAATATGATCCTGTCAAAGAAATAAACCCAATTTCAGTCATTTCTATGCCTACACTAGTGATCTTATTCGCCAGATATTCTAGCAGATCGCAATCTCCAAGCTTATCTATCTCCATAAACAAATACGATGCCATGTTTGTCAGCTTATATGGAATAAGCTTCAAATCCTCTTTAGTTACTTGATCAAGTTGCGATATGAAGGATTCGAATACGGTTTTGGAATCGCCGTATGAAAGAGCTGTTTTTGAACGCAAGAAAGCTTCAtcgaattttttaatccGTTCAGATTGTTCCTGGCTGAATTTAGCCCGCGCAATAAATCTGCTGTAATTATTTGGCCGATACTGATCATTTAGGTTAATGTAATTACACTCATGAGGGTTGCACTTAAAAGAGTTACAAAACTTAATGCTTGTAATAAATGAGTGTGCGATGCatgtatatgtaaatatcgTTATTAAATGATCTATACCCATGCGAATTGTCACTCATGTTGGATCGAATGATGcagattatatataccCATACACAAGTAGGGCATAGTATGTGGCATCTAACCAgtgatattaattgtatatcatcagtttttgatttatagttaaaatatattcctAATAACACTCATTTATACACATTCCATTGATTTATAACTTTGATACTAGTTAATAATGGAATCTCACATACTCATATTGTtcttattataattttatttgcgaatatatttatttaatacaatcGAAACACGAATTGCATGGAAACTAGCGCCGAGGTGTACGAATGGACTAgggattttttgaatacGAAAAATCCACTCGTATCTTCCTGCCATCACGATCACAAACAAGTAATTCATAGTATACTTAGGAAATAGATTTGTACAACAAGCCATTTGAGGCCAAAATCGAGGCAGCTCAATACTTCAGGAACAAGGGCAATGAGTTATataaaacaaatgattttaagAACGCCGCCGCGACGTATACAAAAGGCTTGCTACAGCTAGATTACACTTTCCCTAAAACAGACcaagaaattgaaatttttgataagtAAGTCACCTTAAACTtcacattattatttgtaaaggGAACTTTGTTAAATAGATTGAGAGGAGAGCTTAATGCCAACGCTGCAATGACTGCTATAAAGATGGAATCCTATCAATCAGCATTACATCATTGTAATCAGGTATAATCATTTAGCGTATTTATTtctgaaaaaattaacccaaaatttctaaagccattaatttaggtatTATGTGACAATCCAAACAATGTGAAAGTGTTGTACCGAAAGGGGATTgcattatcaaaattaaatagACAAAAGGAAGCCAAGGAGgtaataattgtatcaGATAGATACTCACAAACGCTTTAAAAATAGATCCAGAAAATTCAGCAATTAGACACACATTGAGTGGgttgaataaattttagaTATATAGTTATAGTGACAATTACCATTGTGGTGCTGTAAGATGACTATAACCTTGAATATAAAGGTTAATTCTGAGACAAATTTTACGGTAGAGGCTGAACCTTCCTTTACTGTAAAGGAATTAAAGATATTATGTGAATCACAATCGAATATTGAGGCGCAAAATCAACGCTTAATTTGTAAGGGTAAGCGCCCACgcatatatactaattttCGATTGAACAAATAGTTCACTGTATCAACACtattgtcatttttatttataccAACTTTACTGTGCTTGTAACATGAATTACTTAGGCAAGCTTTTGAAGGATACAGACATTCTTTCCGATGTAGGGGCAGTTGATGGTGCCACGGTTTACCTGGTTCGTAGCCAAGTCAACAAAACGCAATCAGCTGCTCCTAAGCAAAATACTGTCCCTCAACCCACATTACAGACTACAAATCAACCTGCTGGTCAAACACAAACGTCTGGACTTGGATTTCAACAACAAGGGTTTCAGCAAGGATTTTCTGGATCTCAGCAACCAGGATTTCAAGCTAACCCCTTCCAAAGCATGCTTGCTGGTGGATTTCCCAATTTAGATCCCACTCAAATGATGGAGATTTTGAATAGTCCAATGGCACAGGAAGCTATGCAGAGATTGAGCCAGAATCCAGAAGTTTTGAGGAATATTTTGCAGAACTCATCTTTGATGACTCCCATGCTTGTAagaataatatttaaagttGTTTTAAAAAccttaaatatattttgaaatatttatactgTTCGACAAAATCACCATGATGTTATATTAACATATTCTACTTTTTTGctttgataattaaatggttaaacatttttaccTATAAAGATTTACAACATATTAATaatgtttaaatttaattatctTATTATTACGAATTATTTACCAACTCTTTTCGGGATACTTTGTTCTATTCAAAGTTACTGATATacatacatataatattgaaaatgcATTTGTTTCAGCTGTTTTGGATTTAAATtctacatttttatccatattcattatattatggCGTTTTATTTAAATCCAGTCAGAtgcatatatatcatattaaTACgcaataatgatgatttgtttaatatttcttaaaaaattattgaaaatttatttatttcaacTCATTATTAACCGGTATCACTAAAACTCTCTTCAATCCTATTTATATTCACTAGTTTATCCAACGTTGTTTGACCATATAACGTAGGAACAAAATCCTATGCTATCAGAAATGCTATCAAACCCGGAATTGATGAGAAGTATGTTGAGACCCGAGGTTTTACAAGCCGGATTGCAAATGCACCAAGCCATGCAGCAGCAGCAACAACAACAACCTGGGACTCAAACCAATCCAATAGGTTCACAAAATCCAGACTTCAGCAACATGATGAGGCAAATGATGAATGTATTTCAGCAAAATCCATCTGTTGCACAGCCCACAGCACCACAGGTATATACCGACCCGAGGCCTCCGGCTGAAAGGTATGTTTAAATCCtttttactaaaatttgaattttttgttaataaaaaaatataatatacaagaTCTAACATAGATTTGCAACTCAGCTACAGGCATTGGCTGAGATGGGATTCATTGACACtgaaaaaaatatcactgCACTTATTGCGACCAATGGCGATCTCAACGCTACAGTGACCAGGCTGCTTGAATCCAATTTTTGAAGAGGAACTTGTACAACTCATCTTTGCTATTCACAATCATTAGATTGGCAAAAATTCTTTTCTATGCAACTAACGCcacaaaataaattatttatatctaaGAACTAAAAGTATTAGACACAAATGTCGCGactttaaataaattattatacattggTATATGTGCaacaaacaaatatttcacatCGTTTTCTGTTTAATCTGCGCCTTGTGATATTGTTGTGCCAATAAAGTGGCGAAGATTGCAAAAATACAGATCCACTGTACAGCACTAATTTTGTGTCCAAAGAAGTAAATTGACACCAACGTGGTTACTGCCTTGCGCATGGTTGTTATTGTGCAAGTATATAGACTACCAAATTCGTTAATAGAAagatatataaaaaattgccCAATCGACGCCGATACTGTATAGTAGAACACATTCGTTCTAAGTTGTGGGTTGCTCATCACAATATTAAAGGCTTCAATTCCTCCATAATACAGTGAAATTGTTAGCGTATATAAGAAAGAAATGGCATTCATAACAAACATCATAGTTATCGGATCTATATTACACCATGATAGGATCTCTTCTTGGCTGGGTCCAGTGTATGAGTCAAATATTAGTGATATAAAACATAATCCAATGCCCAAAACTGTCTGTTCGTTACTTTTACTAGTGaatgttttaaatatattgaagCAGATTAATGATACTGTGATGATTATGACCATAATATAGTCAAAGAATTTATATTTCTTCCCAAATATGAGATAAGAACCCAAAACGATCGGTACCATTTTAGCAGATTTGACCAAAACCTGAGTAGGAAAGGTTATATGCTTTAGCGCCAGTGTTGAAGATATAGCGGCGCCAGTGAGTGATAGTGAAGTTAAGGATAGTTTGCATACCGCTTTTTTGTTTAAGGGCCCAAAAAAATTGCGGCTGTAATGTTTGTCTTTATTCATGGCCATAGAATAAAAGTGTAATTTGTGGTATATATGTTGAATGAGTAAAACAGTTGAACTAGATATTACATTGCAAAGACAAAGTAAGGAGTTGAGGAAGAAGGGGATTGAAACATTATTATCCGCCTTAATAATTAAGAAGGGGATCTTCTCTTGATAATAACCGCTAGTAACATAACATAAGTAAATGCCAGAGATTATGAAAATTGCTTTGGCGATCCTAGAAAATTTTTCCTTTACTCTCTGTACATTTGAGTCTTTTACAAATCTAGTTGCCTCATTAAACAAGTCAAATAGTTTGGGATTATTGGCGGCAGAAGTTACCATAACAAAgtatttatacatataaaattttatatatgtaagtAACAATGTTGTGTTATTGCTAGAGAGTTTAGTAGGTACACCCTACACATGAACTACTCACTCTTACTACTTAGTATCATATTAGTATGTGTCGCCAGGACCAACCGTTTTGagcacaaaattttttgttcaaatggaaatttgttcaaaagATCGCATAGGTTTGGATTCCTTCCCACCGCGTCCATTATCAGGCATTTCCTGAATGCAATTTACGATGCAAATGTATACATCctatttgatttttgtgtataaatatttacgTATATTGtgctaaattttttagttaaATTGCGATAATAATTTCTAGGTGGAGCAATATATCAAGGACTTGAACATACTGTTGGAATCTAGGAAAGAGGGCATAAGATTCTTGATGGCTATGAAACTGGACGAAACATTCTCCAAACCATCGTCTGTCGATGGAGATTTCACTCCTTTACACAGCAATAAAGCCTGTTTACCTGAATGCTTTTCACCAGATCCGAATGAAAGTGAATTACTTATACATTTACTAGTTGAAAGGGTCCATTATAGGGATTACCAAGGTAAAGGTGAAGGTAGgcaaaatttaaattgacaTATCACTATTAGATAGTGTTTATAAAATTCTACAATATTacactaaaaattttaacagttactattactaataacattatttttaatgatattattaatatttacgtattttgtataatttcaaatgtaATTTGTTAGTAATGATTAGAACTTCACACTTAaactatttaaaaaatttgcatatttatgcatttattctatgtttattataaaaattaataataaattctaaaatattattattcatttgaaataaatagGTCTGGAGAGAGTGACGATTGGCGTTCTTGACTTTCGTGCCCCCGATGGCTTCATCTTCCTCCCACCCTGGATGTTCAGCTCCCTCAACATCAAGTATTACATGGCATATTTAGGGAAAGAGATATAGTAAGGGTACACAAAACACGATTGTCAGATGCTATATCAGTACGGCTTAGGCCCACTAGCGgttcaattttttcagtTGAAGACCAAAAATCTTTTCTGGAGAAACGACTTAAATATTACTCAAATCTCACAAAGAACACCACAATTTCGATTTTGGACCAGAATAGCAACAATGTTTTCAACTTCAAAGTGGTCAATATTGCTACTGGTATAGCCGTATTAATGCAGAAAACAAAGAAAATGTAGAGGCCGCTTCAATACAAGATGTGGATGTAGCTGTGGATTTGCTGCCGGTGCAATTCAATTCAGTCTAATTGCATTATAACACAACAATAACCACTCCACTCTcgttatttaatatatattattatttcattattacttatgttaatatttatatttgattatcaattactaattaatattatttattaactaaAAAGATACAATAAACGGCAAACAGCAATAAATAGTGTGTATAAGATTgagtaacaatttattgtaactttaatgaattatagatgttacaattttgacaatGCAGCCACCAATCCATTCTTATCAGCGCCGACGATCTAAATATACGAAACTTACCCTATTGATTTCCTTTATTTTGGAATCGTTTCCaccaaaaatgataaatgtTGGTAAGCTGTGGGCGCGTAGCCTTTCTGATATTGAAGGAACAGTGTCTACATCGACATAAGCAAATGTAGCGCTGTAACGACGGCTTAACTCctgaaattaattgtattgttgataattttaagaAACCAGTGTGATGTATTATTCACATGATATACtcataaaatatacagCATAcataatgtacaatatacaatatacaatatatattatgtactACTGACCTGAAAAAAAGGCTTCATAGATCTACAAGGGCCACACCAAGAAGCGCCTATCATTAGAACTAGGTTTTTGAGATTAATCCCAGAGTCAATAACTTTTCCGCTCAAAGTTTGCCCTATTCCAGAAAAAGGAGCTCTCCTACTTGATGATAGTAAGGAATCAAACTGGGATTCACTGGTGATATTGGACTAGGTAAGCAATAACTAACAACAGAAGGCGATATGTTTGAATTTTGTCTGGATGTAGGAGATTTATAGCCAGAACTCGACGCGTTTGACATATTGGGTGTATTTGGGTCGTATAATCCGATTATTAGTGTgaaaaaaaaattccatatATGACCCAATACCCAATTGAGATGGATTTCTAGCATAATAACAGCACCATAATTAATCCGATAAATGcgttattatttagataaaaattaccataatttccaaaaaaACAACACCAATAATTGCGTTtcat
The DNA window shown above is from Babesia microti strain RI chromosome III, complete genome and carries:
- a CDS encoding Hsp70/Hsp90 co-chaperone CNS1 (overlaps_old_locusTagID:BBM_III01635;~overlaps_old_locusTagID:BBM_III01640), whose amino-acid sequence is METSAEVYEWTRDFLNTKNPLVSSCHHDHKQEIDLYNKPFEAKIEAAQYFRNKGNELYKTNDFKNAAATYTKGLLQLDYTFPKTDQEIEIFDKLRGELNANAAMTAIKMESYQSALHHCNQVLCDNPNNVKVLYRKGIALSKLNRQKEAKEILTNALKIDPENSAIRHTLSGLNKF
- a CDS encoding ubiquitin fusion degradation protein 1 (UFD1) (overlaps_old_locusTagID:BBM_III01655;~overlaps_old_locusTagID:BBM_III01660) — its product is MNYSLLLLSIILVCVARTNRFEHKIFCSNGNLFKRSHRFGFLPTASIIRHFLNAIYDANVEQYIKDLNILLESRKEGIRFLMAMKLDETFSKPSSVDGDFTPLHSNKACLPECFSPDPNESELLIHLLVERVHYRDYQGKGEGLERVTIGVLDFRAPDGFIFLPPWMFSSLNIKERDIVRVHKTRLSDAISVRLRPTSGSIFSVEDQKSFLEKRLKYYSNLTKNTTISILDQNSNNVFNFKVVNIATENKENVEAASIQDVDVAVDLLPVQFNSV
- a CDS encoding protein-tyrosine phosphatase (overlaps_old_locusTagID:BBM_III01660) — its product is MSNASSSGYKSPTSRQNSNISPSVSNITSESQFDSLLSSSRRAPFSGIGQTLSGKVIDSGINLKNLVLMIGASWCGPCRSMKPFFQELSRRYSATFAYVDVDTVPSISERLRAHSLPTFIIFGGNDSKIKEINRIVGADKNGLVAALSKL
- a CDS encoding ubiquilin (overlaps_old_locusTagID:BBM_III01645), with protein sequence MTITLNIKVNSETNFTVEAEPSFTVKELKILCESQSNIEAQNQRLICKGKLLKDTDILSDVGAVDGATVYLVRSQVNKTQSAAPKQNTVPQPTLQTTNQPAGQTQTSGLGFQQQGFQQGFSGSQQPGFQANPFQSMLAGGFPNLDPTQMMEILNSPMAQEAMQRLSQNPEVLRNILQNSSLMTPMLEQNPMLSEMLSNPELMRSMLRPEVLQAGLQMHQAMQQQQQQQPGTQTNPIGSQNPDFSNMMRQMMNVFQQNPSVAQPTAPQVYTDPRPPAERFATQLQALAEMGFIDTEKNITALIATNGDLNATVTRLLESNF
- a CDS encoding conserved Plasmodium protein, unknown function (overlaps_old_locusTagID:BBM_III01635); its protein translation is MGIDHLITIFTYTCIAHSFITSIKFCNSFKCNPHECNYINLNDQYRPNNYSRFIARAKFSQEQSERIKKFDEAFLRSKTALSYGDSKTVFESFISQLDQVTKEDLKLIPYKLTNMASYLFMEIDKLGDCDLLEYLANKITSVGIEMTEIGFISLTGSYLRVGNLDKTIEWLNKLRDSGIVPKHRTYIRLFRELANNEQINNQALMQRLFEDMEIFKVPVSPEISAFAILTLVKRWASQMNITCTDSETDKIVDNAFIELENGIKYVLERWQRLKFSDKMLNLDTAIWLDNIFKLLKPPNSDELISRISSVESDNDCGRCSTCPIVIGCDIIEPESRFSIFTKWLQDTYRYNRTEIPSLSIFYTRLYRAHVMKKPYTYILDGANIGLHLRGKKLPFSSFQVEVVRGLLEKRGQRSLIILPKAMGFPLVYLNSKRYEQLEIDNPILSRLTHHSIILNNKLMNKVRRYAHEPILWNIYKEWCNMDVIHVCEDDCYDDNYMFLASIATLSTAEALFVEKVLSDALNIKPMDTKGLNESINDGSNPAFVVTQDTIREFCISGVSQSHLMRWKEHSLIPYQMSQCLNPNATIVNQNISGKELLNAVQQSYDEAQISNENIASSYWPTKPKVFLGHSPKYSLRITNDGNLWHFPISLERLYFNCNSRYKTRMQFVTDMAFMPFYLTTSMPELYLQKASQKQSTDWLCLNLELLNNYRNQYKKLLKENPSAIVSHLEELEMPERTRTQPFPGKRWIVASKKGLVLKDVKTDRIIDDY
- a CDS encoding UAA transporter family (overlaps_old_locusTagID:BBM_III01650), coding for MYKYFVMVTSAANNPKLFDLFNEATRFVKDSNVQRVKEKFSRIAKAIFIISGIYLCYVTSGYYQEKIPFLIIKADNNVSIPFFLNSLLCLCNVISSSTVLLIQHIYHKLHFYSMAMNKDKHYSRNFFGPLNKKAVCKLSLTSLSLTGAAISSTLALKHITFPTQVLVKSAKMVPIVLGSYLIFGKKYKFFDYIMVIIITVSLICFNIFKTFTSKSNEQTVLGIGLCFISLIFDSYTGPSQEEILSWCNIDPITMMFVMNAISFLYTLTISLYYGGIEAFNIVMSNPQLRTNVFYYTVSASIGQFFIYLSINEFGSLYTCTITTMRKAVTTLVSIYFFGHKISAVQWICIFAIFATLLAQQYHKAQIKQKTM